A DNA window from Gemmatimonadaceae bacterium contains the following coding sequences:
- a CDS encoding DUF2141 domain-containing protein yields the protein MKKLRALLLAIGLVGVVGASATLNTFSETFKLSGRVVGASGKNVIYVALWQADGFLVRPAQTRRIAAGEEPLFHFDVPAGRWAISAFEDRNGNGTLDMGAFGPEEPNGFWRPFDAPRKPEFGDVDSLVNRDIPNANVTLK from the coding sequence ATGAAAAAACTTCGAGCTCTGCTGCTGGCGATTGGACTGGTCGGAGTCGTCGGCGCCTCGGCGACGTTGAACACATTCTCGGAAACGTTCAAGCTTTCGGGCCGAGTGGTGGGAGCTTCCGGGAAGAACGTTATCTACGTCGCGCTCTGGCAGGCCGACGGGTTCCTCGTGCGACCAGCGCAGACCCGCCGGATTGCCGCCGGCGAGGAGCCGCTCTTTCATTTCGACGTGCCCGCGGGCCGGTGGGCGATCAGCGCGTTCGAGGATCGCAACGGCAACGGGACTCTCGACATGGGCGCATTCGGGCCCGAGGAGCCCAACGGCTTCTGGCGGCCCTTTGATGCCCCCAGGAAACCGGAATTCGGCGACGTGGACTCGCTGGTCAATCGAGACATTCCGAACGCGAACGTCACCCTCAAGTAG